In Bacteroidota bacterium, a single window of DNA contains:
- the thrC gene encoding threonine synthase, translating to MLLYHSTNLKAQPVPFGQALLKGLAPDKGLYMPETIPAFSEDELDAFRNMNYPEIAFQVGKKYLLDQISEEDLLWVVKNAYDYPVPLDPVYERKYILRLDRGPTASFKDFAARMMGRLMQYFLKKENRSLLILTATSGDTGSAIANAFYGLDNIKVCVLFPEKEITVRQRKQMTTLGQNVQIVAVDGKFDDCQTLVKEAFSDPQLEHLQLSSANSINIGRLIPQTVYYFYAWSRLNTGLNDRAVFSVPSGNFGDMMGGVMAMKMGLPVKRFIIAVNENDEFPVYLQTGKYGRIEPSRNCISSAMNVGHPSNLARLVSMYGGVMDEKGHISRQADLEKMRTDLFSVSITDEETREAIKKAYVDHNILLEPHGAVGWAGLNRYLATEGKMHDKEQLFISLETAHPAKFPEEITRILGFDPVLPPSLQGLENKEEQFDFLGNDYRAFKDYLTKKYDK from the coding sequence ATGCTGCTATATCATTCCACAAATCTGAAGGCACAGCCCGTACCTTTCGGACAAGCCCTGCTGAAGGGATTGGCTCCCGACAAAGGACTTTATATGCCGGAAACCATTCCGGCTTTCAGCGAAGATGAACTGGATGCCTTCCGGAACATGAACTATCCTGAAATTGCCTTCCAGGTTGGGAAAAAGTATCTTCTGGATCAGATCAGTGAGGAGGATCTTCTATGGGTGGTCAAAAATGCCTACGACTATCCGGTTCCCCTGGATCCTGTTTATGAAAGAAAATATATACTCAGGCTCGACAGGGGACCTACCGCATCATTCAAGGATTTTGCCGCAAGAATGATGGGCAGGCTGATGCAATACTTCCTGAAAAAGGAAAACAGGAGTCTTCTTATCCTGACTGCCACATCAGGCGATACCGGAAGCGCTATTGCCAATGCCTTTTACGGACTGGATAATATTAAAGTCTGTGTCCTATTTCCTGAAAAAGAAATCACCGTCCGGCAACGGAAACAAATGACCACACTCGGACAAAATGTCCAGATCGTCGCCGTTGACGGGAAGTTCGATGATTGCCAGACCCTCGTGAAAGAAGCTTTTTCCGATCCCCAGCTGGAACATCTTCAGTTGTCCTCGGCAAATTCCATAAATATAGGGCGGCTGATACCTCAAACGGTGTATTATTTCTATGCCTGGTCGAGGCTAAACACCGGACTGAACGACCGGGCCGTCTTTTCCGTGCCTTCCGGTAACTTCGGAGATATGATGGGAGGTGTGATGGCCATGAAAATGGGATTGCCGGTTAAAAGGTTCATCATTGCCGTAAATGAAAACGATGAATTTCCTGTTTACCTGCAAACAGGGAAATATGGCAGGATTGAACCTTCCAGGAACTGTATCTCCAGCGCTATGAACGTTGGCCATCCCAGCAACCTGGCACGACTGGTGTCGATGTATGGTGGCGTAATGGACGAAAAAGGCCATATCAGCCGGCAGGCAGATCTGGAAAAAATGAGGACAGACCTGTTTTCCGTCAGTATCACCGATGAAGAAACCCGTGAAGCCATAAAAAAAGCTTACGTCGACCATAATATTTTATTGGAACCGCATGGAGCTGTGGGCTGGGCAGGACTTAACCGCTATCTTGCCACGGAAGGCAAAATGCATGATAAAGAACAGCTTTTCATCAGCCTGGAAACCGCCCATCCTGCAAAATTTCCGGAAGAGATCACCCGCATCCTCGGTTTTGATCCGGTTTTGCCTCCCAGCCTGCAGGGACTGGAAAACAAAGAGGAACAATTCGACTTCCTGGGAAATGATTACAGGGCATTTAAAGATTACCTGACGAAAAAATATGACAAGTAA
- the thrH gene encoding bifunctional phosphoserine phosphatase/homoserine phosphotransferase ThrH has translation MHIICSDLEGVFVPEVWINVAEKTGIDILRRTTRDEPDYDKLMKWRIGILKEHGLTLKDIQDVIAQIKPLDGANEFIDWIKERSQLIVVSDTFAQFAEPLMQQLNRPTLFCHELIIDGDGMITGYQLRQKDPKKKVVEALQSLQYKVIAFGDSYNDTSMLLRADAGILFRPPENVIRDFPQLPVTNNYEELKAILKQYIEK, from the coding sequence ATGCACATTATCTGCTCAGACCTGGAAGGGGTGTTTGTCCCCGAAGTGTGGATCAACGTGGCCGAGAAAACCGGAATAGACATCCTGCGCCGCACAACCCGGGATGAACCCGATTACGACAAACTCATGAAATGGCGCATCGGCATCCTGAAAGAACATGGATTGACTCTGAAAGACATCCAGGATGTCATTGCACAGATCAAACCGCTGGATGGCGCTAATGAATTCATCGACTGGATAAAGGAGAGATCTCAGCTGATCGTGGTTTCCGACACTTTTGCTCAGTTTGCCGAACCCTTGATGCAGCAACTTAACCGGCCAACCCTCTTTTGCCATGAACTCATCATTGATGGCGACGGAATGATCACCGGATACCAACTCCGGCAGAAAGATCCCAAGAAAAAAGTCGTGGAAGCTTTGCAAAGCCTGCAATACAAGGTAATTGCCTTTGGCGACTCATACAACGATACCAGTATGCTCCTCCGGGCCGATGCCGGGATACTCTTCCGCCCACCGGAAAACGTCATCCGCGATTTCCCGCAACTGCCCGTAACAAACAACTATGAAGAGCTGAAAGCGATTCTGAAGCAGTACATTGAAAAGTAA